The Streptomyces sp. HSG2 genome has a segment encoding these proteins:
- a CDS encoding steroid 3-ketoacyl-CoA thiolase gives MAAEPVIVEAVRTPIGRRGGVLADLHPARLLAGTYRELLDRAGIPADCVEQVVAGTVTHAGEQSMNPARTAWLAAGLPYETAATTVDCQCGSSQQAAHLVANMVAAGVIDVGVSCGVESMTRVPLGSGSKHGPGRPFPDEWSVDLPNQFEAAERIARHRGLTRRDVDALGLLSQERAARAWAEERFKRETFAVQVPTSEEEQTAGAGRWRLVDRDEGPRDTSLEALAGLQAVMPGAVHTAGNSSQISDGAAALMWASERMARALGLRPRARIVAQALVGADPHFHLDGPVDATRAVLGKAGMTLGDIDVVEINEAFASVVLSWARVFDRDLERVNVNGGAIALGHPVGATGARLLTTALHELERSEKELALVTMCAGGALATGTILQRL, from the coding sequence ATGGCCGCCGAACCCGTGATCGTCGAAGCCGTACGGACCCCCATCGGCCGGCGCGGCGGCGTGCTCGCCGATCTGCATCCCGCCCGTCTCCTGGCCGGGACGTATCGGGAACTCCTCGACCGCGCGGGCATCCCCGCCGACTGCGTCGAGCAGGTCGTCGCCGGCACCGTGACCCACGCGGGCGAGCAGTCCATGAACCCCGCGCGCACCGCCTGGCTGGCCGCCGGCCTGCCCTACGAGACCGCCGCGACGACCGTCGACTGCCAATGCGGCTCCTCTCAGCAGGCCGCACACCTGGTGGCCAACATGGTGGCGGCCGGGGTGATCGACGTGGGTGTCAGTTGCGGCGTCGAGTCCATGACACGGGTGCCGCTCGGTTCGGGGTCCAAGCACGGGCCGGGCCGGCCCTTCCCGGACGAGTGGAGCGTCGACCTGCCGAACCAGTTCGAGGCGGCGGAGCGGATCGCCCGGCACCGAGGGCTGACCCGCCGGGACGTCGACGCGTTGGGCCTGCTCTCCCAGGAGCGCGCGGCCCGGGCCTGGGCGGAGGAGCGCTTCAAGCGCGAGACCTTCGCGGTGCAGGTTCCCACGTCCGAGGAGGAGCAGACGGCCGGTGCGGGCAGGTGGCGCCTGGTCGACCGGGACGAGGGGCCGCGGGACACCTCGTTGGAGGCGCTGGCCGGTCTCCAGGCCGTGATGCCCGGAGCCGTGCACACGGCCGGCAACTCCTCGCAGATCAGTGACGGGGCCGCGGCCCTCATGTGGGCCTCCGAACGCATGGCCAGGGCGCTGGGGCTGCGGCCCCGGGCCAGGATCGTGGCCCAGGCGCTGGTCGGCGCCGATCCGCACTTCCACCTGGACGGGCCCGTCGACGCCACCCGGGCGGTGCTGGGGAAAGCCGGTATGACCCTCGGGGACATCGATGTCGTGGAGATCAACGAGGCGTTCGCCTCGGTGGTGTTGAGCTGGGCGCGCGTCTTCGACCGGGACCTGGAGCGCGTGAACGTCAACGGGGGCGCGATAGCGCTGGGGCATCCGGTGGGGGCGACCGGCGCGCGTCTGCTCACCACGGCCCTGCACGAACTGGAGCGCTCCGAGAAGGAGCTCGCCCTGGTGACCATGTGCGCGGGCGGGGCATTGGCCACCGGCACCATCCTCCAGCGCCTCTGA
- a CDS encoding transglycosylase SLT domain-containing protein, which yields MSAASLLRRVATPKKAMTGAALAVATCGTLIAATPAQAATSAASAQATAKQMIGDQAEYTCFSNIVQHESNWNLTATNPSSGAYGLVQALPGSKMASAGSDWQTNAATQIKWGVDYMKDRYGSACDAWSFWQANGWY from the coding sequence TTGTCCGCCGCCTCCCTCCTCCGCCGTGTCGCCACTCCCAAGAAGGCGATGACCGGCGCCGCGCTGGCCGTCGCCACGTGCGGCACCCTGATAGCCGCCACCCCCGCCCAGGCGGCGACGTCCGCGGCCTCGGCCCAGGCGACCGCCAAGCAGATGATCGGCGACCAGGCCGAGTACACGTGCTTCTCGAACATCGTGCAGCACGAGAGCAACTGGAACCTCACCGCGACCAACCCCTCCAGCGGCGCCTACGGACTGGTCCAGGCTCTGCCGGGCTCGAAGATGGCCTCGGCGGGCTCCGACTGGCAGACCAACGCCGCGACCCAGATCAAGTGGGGCGTGGACTACATGAAGGACCGCTACGGCAGCGCCTGCGACGCCTGGAGCTTCTGGCAGGCCAACGGCTGGTACTGA